A stretch of Ranitomeya variabilis isolate aRanVar5 chromosome 3, aRanVar5.hap1, whole genome shotgun sequence DNA encodes these proteins:
- the RUBCNL gene encoding protein associated with UVRAG as autophagy enhancer has translation MYVHTMTLTSYSNTKRVKKCARAAQVRRHKRYLEFQPFLSPLSPLLSMPSTPTVLFTEDVLPRPAVIGVGASYGSYADSATAIKELLCSVLNLPRSVTSTASVNAPSQDSDDENSKDTYAGGNNRESDGDPDGGPFLTTAENDIRFNRHKAAWDNTQVDSSNMSPSDPPTPITIAYVVPELDLSPYIQCEKCSDFILPESEFFPPQNLPINSRKEKRRFSSPSVAAKHVNPTPHSSILDGFALNLNETKTDTETSSTEGDKSVHRRSLSCSNLSKVTENAPASSTEVPQLSEGNLFEPTVNLERENEHFLAADLFISVVEMMKSSWQSDQFQTEGGMYWLREDNEEPWYRRRKANSESATSVDSGYDGLVTVQSSPVETILEEEEYDDDSTTCEEDYDSDYVIIEMEDYEKLVANNSDTPARTGPIVSNTAEETARNLYRTFRQQWTLIDVDGQLPAKLTTSYTRSYTNMIPEEFESSVCLVEEIKRFRMMDGEEWSPPRFQVITTVHQYIRRDVIVASQNYLCAGCGTKVEHRYTSRLRYCDYLGKYFCDCCHHYLESSIPGRILSKWNFSKYYVSNFSKSVVDKIWDSHTFNVQRENPALYKKVKDLNRVKEVQQQLIHIRKLVTTCRFADSIIKAFEAVPSHLTEELHLFTLADLYNVKQKSLLPGLRELLALAVAHVEKCELCEAKGFFCEFCQNSDVIFPFQTDICRRCEDCKTCYHKECFKTDCPKCIRIKAREARNNDLSFTSSEEVDPALTT, from the exons ATGTATGTACACACCATGACGCTGACCAGTTACAGCAATACAAAGAGGGTTAAAAAGTGTGCAAGAGCCGCGCAG GTGAGACGTCATAAACGTTATCTTGAATTTCAGCCATTTTTAAGTCCACTTTCTCCTCTGCTCTCGATGCCAAGCACCCCTACCGTTCTCTTTACAGAAG ATGTTTTGCCTCGGCCAGCCGTTATTGGAGTGGGGGCGAGCTATGGATCTTATGCAGATAGCGCTACTGCAATTAAAGAACTCCTCTGTTCAGTTTTAAACTTGCCAAGAAGTGTTACTTCCACCGCGTCTGTGAATGCTCCTTCGCAGGACAGTGATGACGAAAACTCGAAGGACACATACGCTGGTGGCAATAATAGGGAATCAGATGGCGATCCTGATGGTGGTCCTTTCTTGACAACTGCAGAAAATGACATCCGGTTTAATAGACACAAGGCCGCCTGGGATAACACCCAGGTGGACTCTTCTAATATGTCTCCATCGGACCCACCTACACCCATCACAATCGCATATGTTGTACCCGAACTGGATTTGTCACCCTACATCCAATGCGAAAAGTGTTCTGACTTTATTTTACCTGAATCTGAATTTTTCCCGCCACAGAATTTGCCTATAAACTCCCGAAAGGAGAAACGGCGGTTTTCTTCACCCAGTGTGGCCGCCAAGCATGTAAATCCAACTCCACATAGCTCCATTTTAGATGGATTTGCTTTGAACTTGAATGAGACTAAAACAGACACTGAGACGTCTAGTACAGAAGGCGACAAGTCCGTCCATCGGAGATCGCTGTCCTGTTCCAATCTTTCAAAAG TAACGGAGAATGCCCCGGCCTCCAGCACAGAAGTCCCACAGCTCTCCGAGGGAAATCTGTTCGAACCAACTGTGAACTTAGAGAGA GAAAATGAGCACTTTCTGGCAGCCGACCTTTTTATATCTGTGGTTGAGATGATGAAGAGCAGCTGGCAGTCTGATCAGTTCCAAACCGAAGGAGGAATGTATTGGCTCAGAGAAGATAACGAGGAGCCCTGGTACCGGAGACGCAAAGCCAACTCCGAATCCGCCACTTCTGTTGATAGTGGTTATGACG GCTTGGTTACTGTGCAGAGTTCTCCTGTGGAAACCATTCTTGAGGAGGAAGAATACGATGATGACTCCACGACCTGTGAAGAAGACTATGACTCTGATTATGTGATAATTG aaatggaggactatgagaaacTGGTGGCGAATAATAGTGACACACCAGCAAG AACTGGTCCCATAGTCTCGAACACTGCTGAAGAAACCGCCAGGAATCTGTACAGAACATTCCGACAGCAATGGACTCTGATTGATGTAGATGGGCAGCTCCCTGCAAAACTGACCACTTCTTACACA CGGTCCTATACAAACATGATTCCAGAGGAATTTGAGTCCAGTGTGTGTCTGGTAGAGGAGATTAAGCGCTTCAGAATGATGGACGGTGAAGAATGGTCTCCTCCACGGTTTCAGGTTATCACCACTGTACACCAATACATCAG GCGAGATGTAATTGTAGCATCACAAAACTATTTATGTGCTGGATGTGGAACAAAAGTAGAGCATA GGTACACCAGCAGACTGCGCTATTGTGATTACCTAGGGAAGTATTTCTGCGATTGCTGTCACCATTACTTGGAAAGCTCCATTCCTGGCCGCATTCTCTCCAAATGGAATTTCAGTAAATACTATGTCAGCAACTTCTCTAAAAGCGTTGTAGATAAAATATGGGACAGTCACACATTCAATGTGCAGAGGGAAAACCCAGCTCTTTACAAAAAAGTGAAGGACCTGAACAGAGTTAAG GAAGTGCAGCAACAGCTAATCCACATCAGAAAGCTGGTGACGACCTGTCGTTTCGCTGATAG TATTATAAAGGCCTTTGAGGCTGTCCCCTCTCACCTGACGGAGGAGCTGCACCTCTTCACATTGGCCGACTTGTATAACGTGAAGCAGAAGTCCCTCCTGCCCGGCCTCCGGGAGCTCCTGGCTCTGGCTGTAGCCCATGTGGAAAAGTGTGAG